The genomic stretch GTATTAGGTGGTGTTCCAGAAAAGTTGTTGTATGACACATTGAAGTTTGATAAGAAGTTCAGCTGGGTTAGCTCATAAGGTATCTTACCACTCAAGTTATTGTATGATAAGTCAAGACTCTCTATCTGAGTAAGATTTGAAAAGGTGATTGGAATCGGACCCGACAGGTAATTATGTGATAGATTCAATGCTCTAATTTGTTGTAGATCTCCAATTTGAGAAGGGATGATACCTATTAGTTTATTGCAAGACAAATCTAATCCAGTCATGTTCTCTAGGATTTTACCCGTGTAAAAGTAATAATTATTCTTTGTTCTGAACTCGACTTCCAAATTTAGGTCTTCATTCAATAGACCAAATAAAGGCGGTGTAGTTtttatatcataaaaaatgaagagGAGAAGTTGAGATGAAAGGGAGTCCTCCAACAAGAAGTACATTGAGAATTGAAAATCAGgaccatcatcatcatcatcgttaTCATATTGTCCTATTCCAAATGACAGATTTTGGAAGCAAGATGGTATTGAACCATTGAGCCTGTTCCTTGATAGATCCATTATGTCCATCTTTTTTAATTGACATAGTGAAATTGGAATATCTCCTTCCAAATTGTTCCCTCCTAGTAATAGAACACGTAAATTTGAGAGCTTATCCATCCAGTTAGGAATTTTACCTGAAAATTTGTTCTCACTCAAGTCTAGAAGTTTCATACGCGAGCTTCCAGAAATTTCAAATGGTATAGGTCCAGAGATATTGTTATTTTGCAAATACATGTACTCTAGATTATACACACTACTGAAATTTAGGAGTGATCCAATCAACTTGTTTTGTGAAAGATCCAAAATTTCAAGACTTGTCATGTTGGACATCTCAAGAGGGATATAGCCTTGTAATAGATTTTCAGCCATAAGAAGTGCATACATTTCAGAAAAAAACCCAATTGAACTCGGAATTGTGCCTGAGATTGAATTATTGGATATGTCTAGCACTCCTAATTGTGTATTGATTCCCAAGGGTTCCACTAAAGTTGTTATTATTAAGAAATAACACATCCATGTTCATCCAATTCGAATGTTTTGGAATATTCCCATGTAGAAAGTTGTTGGAGAGCTTCAAGTATCGTAAATGATTGCATTCTGTAGCCAGGTCTTTTGGTAAATCACCCGAGAAAGTATTATGAGACAAGTCCAACCACTGAAGTTTTTTCATCTTACCAATTGATGAAGGTAGATTTCCTTCAAATTTATTCCATGAAAGTTTCAAAAATATAACATTAGAAAGGAATGTACCAATATCTTTTGGAAGCCAGCCACTTAAATTGTTGTTTGATATATCCAAATATTGTAAGTTATCGTTTTGTTGCAACCGACTTGCGAGTGACCCAACTATTTTGTTGTGGGAGAGGTCAAGCAATATCAAATTATATTGATATGAAAGAAAACTAGGAATGACATTTCCTTTGTCCATATTCAGGTTGCAGTTTCGGATAACCAGATATTTCAATTCAAACTTAGGAAACCACTTTATGTTTTCAGTTTCAATATGTGCTCCAATGCTCTCTGATGAAATATATAAACTCTCAAGTTCGGAGTGATTAGCCAATGTGCTCAATAAAAAAAATCCTTTCATGTAATTTGCATAGAGAGACAAGTATGTCAAGGACGTGAGATTGCCAATGAAGGATGGGAACTTACCACTGAACACATTATTGGCAAGGTTAAGAACTTTGAGGTTTGTTAAGTTTCTTAAACACTCGGGAAGTTGACCACCAAACATGTTATAGCTGATATCTAGCTCTACCAAATCCTTCAATTTGCATAGTCCTGTGATAATTTAACAATGTCAAATTTATACTTTGTATTTTGAATCCATCTTAATAAACATATATACCTTGATCATTGTGGATAACTGATATATACTGTTGTTAAAAGACCACTTTATATCATGTTTTTTGTCGTTAAAATGGACTAACGTATATTCAATGTATGACAAAATTAATATGATAACTAAAAGGTGATTAAATTTGTGGATATGATTATACTTATAAGTAATGGAAGTGTAAGCTGAAATTAGAAATAATAGTGGCTTAGAGAGGAGGATATCAGAGATGTTCTTATTTGTGAGTGACGGGGTAGATGTGGGGAAATTGAAAGAAGAGATAGGAAGAAGTGTTCTCGATCGTCTAGGGGTCGGATTTGATGCTGATTTGTTCTTTTAATGTTAGGGTTTTGGGCGGTAGGATAAAAAAAAGTAAGGTGAGAGATCTTATTTTAGCTAAATTTTAGATTTTTTGGCGTTTCAAGAGACCAAACTTCATAAAGTCGCTGACTCTCATGTTCAGTCCCTATGGAGGATTCATTTTGTGATCAGAGTTTTAACCCTTCTATGAATAATAGGGGTAGTCTCCCCACGATCTGGTGCAGTTTGAAGGATAGAACAGTATTCTCGTTCATGGGTACTGGATTTCTTGGTGTCTGTTTGGAGTAGAGTACTTCTAAGGTGGTTTGCTTCGTGGTTAACGTTTACTCTAAGACGGCCTTGGAAGATAAAAGGGTTATGTAAGTCAGTATTTGTTTATGTAAGGCTAAACTTGTAGGAGATATCTAATATGTTTTAGGAGATTTCAATTTTTGTTTTCTTTAGGAGTAAAAAATGAGACAGTACATAATGGTTCTCCCAACTATTCTAGTAACTTGAAGTGTTTTGCCTTTACTAGTTTCATCTCGTAGATGGGTATGTGTTGATCTTCCCCTTTTAGGAAGGAATTTCACTTGGCTCCAACCTAATAGAGGGTCAGTTAGTAAACTTGACCAAATCCTTTTATCCGATGGGTGATGGGATCATTAGGGGAAGATGGCTCAGTAGGCTTTCCCCAGGGATGCCTTTGATAATTGGTTTGTCATTCTAAAGTATTCCAATCATATGTGGGATCCTAAGCCATTTTGATTTAATAATCATCGGTTATCTCATAATAATTTTTCACAGTTGTTCCTTAACTCCTAGTTTACTTCTTTGATTCATGGAAGAAAGACTTTTTATTCTCATGGGAAAATTTATATATCTCAAATCTATCTTAAAAGATTGGAATACACATGTGTGTGGTAATCTTGATTACCATATTGAGTCCTTTAGATAGATGCTAGCTAACTTGGACTTTCTGATAGATCACAGGGCTTTGTATGAAGAGGGTATTAGGGCTAGGTCTTGAGCTATTGTATATTTTTTGTCCTTGTTAAGGACCAAAGATTCTCAAATATTCCAAAGATCTAAAGTTAAGTGGCATAAGGAAGGTGGTGCTAACACTACTTTTTTTCATGGTTACGTTAAAAGTAAGAGTAGGAGAAATGTTATTTTAGCCCTTAAGGTTCGTGATGGTTGGATTTAAGGGGTGATCGAGACTTAGCAAGAGGTTTTTAATAATTTTACTGACCTCTTTAAATAGCTAAATGTAGAGTAACCTTGTCCGTCTAAACGGAGTTCCCTTGCATTCTCTTTTTGTTGAGGATAACATTGCCTTGACTTCTCCCTTTCTTCTTGAGGAGTTAGATGAGGTAGTGGTTAAGTGTGATGGTAACAAGATCCTTGGTCCTGGTGCTTTTAATTTCTCTTTTCTGAGAAGGTTGTGGAAATTACTAAGGGGAGATTTAGGGGTTATGTTGGTTCAGATTCATCGTTTTGAATCATTACCATATAGCTTTTCCTCTTATTTTGTAACCATGATCCCTAAGGTCTATACCCTTTCTCAATTGGCTGATTTCTAACCTATTTCTCTCATATGATCTCTTTAAAAGTTTTGTCCAAAGTGTTGGCATCTACACTAGGGTTGGTGATAGAGAAACTTATTTCCCTTTATCAGACGTAGTTCCTGAAATGGGGGTTGTTGTTTGATGGAATGGTGGCAATGAATGAGGTGATTGAGATGGCTAAGTGATTTTAAAAGGCTTGTCTAAATTTTAAGGTGGACTTTGAGAAAGCTTATGATTTAGTTAGCTGGAGCTTTCATGATTACATGATTATTAGGTTTGATTTTAGTGATAAGTGGCGGTCTTGGGTGAGAGCTTATGTGTTTGCTAGTCATCTTGTAGTGTTGGTGAATGGTTGTCAACATAAAAGATTAGAATTCAATTGGGTCTGAAAACAATGTGATCCTCTATCTCATTTTCTTTTCTTGCTTGTGACATAAGGGCTTAGTTGTTTGTTTTGAATAGGGAAACTGAGTTGGATTTTTTTCTTATGTTTTAGGGTAGGATCCACTAATTTAGTGGTTTCCAATTTTCAGTATGTTGATGATACCCTAATTTTGACATACCCATCATTTGAGAACTTATGGAGTATACAAGTTATTATTCTTAGGGGTTTTGAGCTAACTTTGGGTCCCCGGGTTAATTTTCTTAAGATTAGTTTGATACGAATTAATGTTGATCATGTCTTTCTAGAGTCTTTTAGAGATTTTCTCTATTGTAGGATTGAGTCTCTTACATTCAGGTAACTAGGTTTCCTTTAAGGGATAACCTCGTGTTGGAAGCTACCTTGGACTCTCAGTTAGTTTGATGGAAAAAGGCTATATTATTTGAAGCATATGTATGTTAGATTGGGGGCTGAGTGATCTTTCTTAAATATGTGTTTAATGTTATTCATATTTTATTCTTGTCTTTTTTAAAAATGACAGTGAATATGCAGCAAAAGATAGTTAGGATTCAAATGGGATTTCTTTAGGGGTGGAGTGAAAGGGTACTTTAAGATCTTGATAACCGACATTTTTTGAGTTATTacatgtaacaccccaaaatttgccctcctcattcatgcattcactttttaggtcatttagcatttcatgcCATATTGCATCgtgtcaatcagaattagctccaagaagctcgaacatcatccaggacactttgtgggttctacttagacGGTCAATCAACGCAAGGAAtagacttgaggtactaccaacaggtcCAATTGGGGCCTGTTCACCGTGCAAATTGCCAGACTTGAAGAAGCAAGAATCGGCTgatgagctgtcatgctcgctaggcgagcagatacttcgcctagcgaagaacactgtcatgctcgctaggcgagcagatccttcgccaggcgaagggcgcgcatttcagaaaatatcagaaagcTTTGGGCCTCAGCTGACCTCATcccaagcccattacccacgaaatcagtctataaatattgaagtttcagtagaggaaaacacacttggagttacacaGGGAGAACCACGGGAGAAAGATCTTgagagaaggagacctaggaattactctgcagcaatcttcaggcagctctgagGAGTTCACTCCGAGTCACACGCTCTTttgcctccgcctcacgcaaacctaacagagctttacaaatccagccgcgccgttcgatcgatctctctcatcaggtatgcctttgttcctactactttacgccttgaatttgaatattatgaatgtatgaggtaacatcaggtGTTGCCCACGGGTTTATGTTTGTGTATAAATATATGAACAATGCATCAAATGTTTTAAtaatttcgtttctgagatgaattccatagggtttggagtccttAACATCGTGCAGGTATCAACGagaaatccaaaacccgcaggccctcgctagccgcttcgctaggcgagcctgtagcgaagcttcgctaagccttcgctaggcgaagcagtcgcgaacgtgacagtattcgtttttttttattctaacctgtcttgtgtttccatggcattgttttctcttgatttcatcctgttgctctaaccctttgtcgagtttcgtgagggctcacatggcttttgcaaagacactcgcgtggtttcccactttatttgtgggataccccctggagttttattctgattattcgtgttgactgatttcctttgacggtccagctggagagatttcagggtttcttgctcctttaactgctataacttcggatctttatccatgtggtaattttttccctttctcgtactttatcgctttcttagctggaagacctcgataggaggcaatgtttgagccccttggtggcattttactttgagatacttgttttgtgttttgtatCCCCAGATGTAacgcggttccttcgtcaaggactgcccgTTTGCCCTCGCGCATcacaaaccctaaaacccataacacacgtttactccttctactacaggtgagtaagtctccaaaggtcgaaCATCCGGTAGActgcgtagtaacgtcgttcatccaaaacccattccatgaccccgtagttagccgaactacgacttgctcttattctcattccagatgagatacgtaggcataagacgcgatgtcttaacgAACACACTaacccccaacccataggtcagccgagctacgaagactctgattctcatattcagatgagatacgtatgcagtggatacgacatccgcacgagtcatttctcttaaccttttagtaaatagtacattagataaacccacaccctttagacaaaaaccacaaaagtggatcccgtagagtactacggatgcgtaggggtgctaataccttcccttcgcataaccgactcccgaacccaagatttggttgcgagaccccgtcttgtcctttccttttttcaggtttact from Lathyrus oleraceus cultivar Zhongwan6 chromosome 7, CAAS_Psat_ZW6_1.0, whole genome shotgun sequence encodes the following:
- the LOC127104826 gene encoding LOW QUALITY PROTEIN: receptor-like protein 9a (The sequence of the model RefSeq protein was modified relative to this genomic sequence to represent the inferred CDS: inserted 2 bases in 1 codon) gives rise to the protein MKLGLMISSLLYFVIVIVIKNDGSCEGCLENERIGLLDIKKYIISVKDDDDPDFENYIDNELVSWVDDRSSNCCGWNRVKCSNITSGHITELSIRELLYLLISSNGMLNSSLFRPYVELRILDLSNIGLQSWFGNQDFLRLKKLETLDLSSNNINSSFLTNLNGLTALINLNLGGNFMGYLSLQGFSGQKKLKTLDLSYNRLNSSIFSNLKGLTALTALNLGNNEIDNNFSPQGMYNFIYLVIFNLLEQLNLSGNQLTNNLHVEDVQNWKNLKMLNLRDNFMTGSIEGLCKLKDLVELDISYNMFGGQLPECLRNLTNLKVLNLANNVFSGKFPSFIGNLTSLTYLSLYANYMKGFFLLSTLANHSELESLYISSESIGAHIETENIKWFPKFELKYLVIRNCNLNMDKGNVIPSFLSYQYNLILLDLSHNKIVGSLASRLQQNDNLQYLDISNNNLSGWLPKDIGTFLSNVIFLKLSWNKFEGNLPSSIGKMKKLQWLDLSHNTFSGDLPKDLATECNHLRYLKLSNNFLHGNIPKHSNWMNMDVLFLNNNNFSGTLXGINTQLGVLDISNNSISGTIPSSIGFFSEMYALLMAENLLQGYIPLEMSNMTSLEILDLSQNKLIGSLLNFSSVYNLEYMYLQNNNISGPIPFEISGSSRMKLLDLSENKFSGKIPNWMDKLSNLRVLLLGGNNLEGDIPISLCQLKKMDIMDLSRNRLNGSIPSCFQNLSFGIGQYDNDDDDDGPDFQFSMYFLLEDSLSSQLLLFIFYDIKTTPPLFGLLNEDLNLEVEFRTKNNYYFYTGKILENMTGLDLSCNKLIGIIPSQIGDLQQIRALNLSHNYLSGPIPITFSNLTQIESLDLSYNNLSGKIPYELTQLNFLSNFNVSYNNFSGTPPNTGQFGDFDEQNYKGNPGLCGPLLNRKCVGVASPPSSQSIDSGEKETKVDMISFYWSFGASYITILLSIITVLYINAHWRMAWFYFMTKIIRKCFPNFPILY